In a single window of the Streptacidiphilus sp. P02-A3a genome:
- a CDS encoding TetR/AcrR family transcriptional regulator produces MTGLPIGRPRSDAARRAVLDAAMALAVRDGYTAVTIKGIAQTAGVGRQTVYRWWPTRGAVMMEALAEVGAAHGLPEPTADPWADLRTFLDSTFALAGTRPVVGVVLLGVTADAVADPELSALRRGYIAGRRAMLRGLLERCGRQWQVPVDTIVDMVFGAMWYRLMNEHSRVGPELTVEMLTAIELLSKTAGVREPGALRSSQSKKDSN; encoded by the coding sequence ATGACCGGACTCCCGATCGGCAGGCCGCGCAGCGACGCCGCCCGCCGCGCCGTACTCGACGCCGCCATGGCCCTGGCCGTCCGTGACGGCTACACCGCCGTCACCATCAAGGGCATCGCCCAGACCGCCGGGGTCGGCCGGCAGACCGTCTACCGCTGGTGGCCCACGCGCGGGGCGGTGATGATGGAGGCGCTGGCCGAGGTCGGCGCGGCCCACGGCCTGCCCGAGCCCACCGCCGACCCCTGGGCCGACCTGCGTACCTTCCTGGACAGCACGTTCGCCCTGGCCGGGACGCGGCCGGTGGTGGGCGTGGTGCTGCTGGGGGTCACCGCCGACGCCGTGGCCGACCCGGAGCTGTCCGCGCTGCGGCGCGGCTACATCGCGGGCCGCCGGGCCATGCTGCGCGGCCTGCTGGAGCGCTGCGGCCGGCAGTGGCAGGTCCCGGTGGACACCATCGTGGACATGGTCTTCGGCGCCATGTGGTACCGGCTGATGAACGAACACTCCCGGGTCGGGCCGGAGTTGACGGTGGAGATGCTGACGGCGATCGAACTGCTGAGCAAAACCGCTGGCGTCCGGGAGCCCGGCGCGCTACGTTCTTCTCAGAGCAAGAAGGACTCCAACTGA
- a CDS encoding SDR family oxidoreductase: MSEHSERVVVIGGTSGIGLATAELLLARGYQVVVAGRDPQRLESALKRLNEGAAEGAAEGAVSGLTLDAADEEQLAGFFAQVGPFDHLVITLTANGGVTALTELTAAELRRHSEGKLIPHLLTVKAALGTLRADGSVTLLGAVSSQLSAPGLVVLGSSNAAVETAARILAAELAPRRVNAVSPGIIDTPWWDWVPSEARAGALSSSTATTAIGRPGRPEEVAHAVAFLVENTFTTGVVLPVDGGARLGPIGG, encoded by the coding sequence ATGTCCGAACACAGCGAGCGCGTCGTCGTCATCGGCGGGACCTCCGGCATCGGGCTGGCCACGGCGGAGCTGCTGCTGGCGCGGGGGTACCAGGTGGTCGTGGCCGGGCGCGACCCGCAGCGACTGGAGTCCGCGCTCAAGCGGCTGAACGAGGGGGCGGCTGAGGGGGCGGCCGAGGGCGCGGTCTCCGGGCTGACCCTGGACGCGGCCGACGAGGAGCAGCTGGCCGGGTTCTTCGCGCAGGTGGGGCCGTTCGACCACCTGGTGATCACGCTCACCGCCAACGGCGGGGTGACCGCGCTGACCGAGCTCACCGCGGCGGAGCTGCGGCGGCACAGCGAGGGGAAGCTGATCCCGCACCTGCTGACGGTGAAGGCCGCCCTGGGGACGCTCCGGGCGGACGGTTCGGTGACGCTGCTGGGGGCCGTCAGCTCCCAGCTGAGCGCGCCGGGACTGGTGGTGCTCGGGTCGTCCAACGCGGCGGTGGAGACGGCGGCCCGGATCCTGGCCGCCGAGCTGGCGCCGCGCCGGGTGAACGCGGTCTCCCCCGGCATCATCGACACTCCGTGGTGGGACTGGGTGCCGAGCGAGGCCCGCGCGGGGGCGCTCAGCTCCAGCACCGCGACCACCGCGATCGGGCGTCCGGGCAGGCCGGAGGAGGTGGCGCACGCGGTCGCGTTCCTGGTGGAGAACACCTTCACCACCGGCGTGGTGCTGCCGGTCGACGGCGGCGCGCGACTGGGCCCGATCGGCGGCTGA